The following DNA comes from Ricinus communis isolate WT05 ecotype wild-type chromosome 10, ASM1957865v1, whole genome shotgun sequence.
ACTGTCTTTGTTGCATGGTTTTCACGTCCAACCTGGGCTGTGCTAAACAGCTTTAACTTGCTTTTGTAATGGCTAGTAGTACTCCAGTGCTTTCTAGCTCGATTGGCTATCAGAATTTCCGTTTGTCATTTTGCTTAAAATGGATTCCTTTACATTTTAAGGCGCTAATAGTTCTGCCTCAACACTGCTTTATTTCCGTCTCTCTTTCAATTCAGGAGTCAGAACGCATTTGTGCTTAAGAACGTATAATTTAGCATTTCAATGTTAGAACAGGATTATTTCTTTTGGTTAGTTTGTTCCTCACATCTCCACATATTCTCCACCTTGTTCCCTTACTTTCACTGTATGCTTCTAGACTAGGTTGCACGGAAACTCTAAATGGGTTACGTTTCTGTGTCGGACGCGTTTCAGACGCCGAAACTACACGTTTCAGAAATTTCAGAAAAcgtttctaattattttttatatttttattcatttttgaaaacttttaagaattttttaaaaaaaaaaatctttctatttaattggatttcttatttgagaaagatttttactgtttttcctatttattttgttttctatatATAGATGATTCTTAACTCTTtcctattatataatttttttttattatatgaatattcttaattcttagttatttaatatttaagagtctctatatacatgtatatttttaatacattatttttttcttggtttatagtaattatataattgtcAACATGaccaattatattaattgtgtTTAATTTGTATCTTTTATGATGATAAAGACAATAACGTTTCCATAACGTCTCGTTCTctagttttttagaaaatctCGTATTCCCGTATCGTATCGTGTCTTGTTGCATTTCCCCTTTCCGTTTCCGTTTCCGTTTCCGTGCAACTTAGCTTCTGGatatttgtttcctttctttctaGTCACAATGCTGATAAGTTGGGAGAaatcttaaatataaagttgTAGTTGTCAATTGTTTGGGAGGTGTTGGGTATTGTTTGTCAGGCACTGAAACTTCTTCTTTGGGTTGCAGCCTGCCAAAAAGATTAATGATGCTAAGCTTGCAAAAGAATTTAGGACAGCTCTTAATGAGTTTCAGAAGGCCCAGAGGCTTGCAGCTGAGAGGGAGACAATGTATGCCCCTTTCATTCCCAAAGAAGTCCTTCCATCCAGGTAACTGTTACCAGACACCAGCATAATATATGTCTGTATGTATGTGTTTGCTTAATTGGGTtgtgataaatatatttttgttggaaatctgagcatattattatttttttcttaaatttcattcttttgtaTGGCATTGCCTAGTGAAATGCATGACATTAAGAAGACTGTTGTAAGTTATATAACTAGAAGTTGGCTTGGAGGAAGAATTTGAAAACGGTCTTATTGCTTAACATTTTTGCATAAGCGGTTGTTGTCAAGTTTTGAGCTTTGTGGTTGCGAACTTAAATCTTTTGCTATTGCAGTTAGAAATGGCCCCAAGTGAAATGCATAGCACTTATCAAACTAAAAATTCGAAATCTCGGACACTTCAATTCTGAAATGGTTAATGTCCTTAAAATGTTTAATCTCTATTTTggttaattataagaaaaatatttggaCAAATAATTAGCTTATATGAGAGCCTATTAAAATCTTCTTCAGTTTGGAAGGAAGATATGGTGAAATATAAGAAGCCAATCAGCGTGGCTACTGTCTCCATTCCTTTACTGACATTCACACATTAACTTAAGATAAAGATTTTTAGAGCTATTTCTATCTATTGTGAGATATAAGTTGGCCGTCAAAATCACATAACATATTTGGTACATATTGGGGAATATCCTGTCACATCGAAATTGTTTTTAATGTAAGATGTCATTTGTTTCAGATGAAAATCTTACCATTCATTCCTTGCTGTTAAGGGCTGAAACTAACAACTCAATTACAATCATTACTGGTACATGCTTGATTTGTTTAACTCTTTAGTTGCCGTTGGTGCAGTTCATTTTATGATATGATAGATATTCAGTGTGGCTACTCGATTTCTATCCTTATACAAGCAGTTATCATGTTTTAGGAAAGTgcctataatattttaaaatcttacaCATTCCGCATTGATTTGTCGGTAGCTTCTGGTATAGGTCAACACTGATAGCAATCAAACcttttctctttgttaaaTTTGCTTAAAGTAATTTCTCTTCTTAAAAATTGGTACACATGtttatagatatatgatttCAATTGCTTACTTCATCTAATATCATTAACGAATATTGTGCAGCTATAATGCCCAAGAAGCTGAAGCAAGTTCATCTAGGAGTCCTGAGCGGCAATCTCTTCTTGTGGAATCTAAAAGGTGAGAATGTCTATTGTTGTCCTCTATTTCTTGCTCACTCATGTAATTTTTTGTTCTCTGTGGTAATTCCCAATAATTGTTCCTACTTATTTGTTTGGCATGCAAGGGATGTAAAACACGTTACAATATTATTGGTTGATTCTTCTAAGTCCATGGTTACTTGAGATTCTCTTGGGTAATATCATGTTCTTCCCCATGTTTCCCTAACTGAGTGCAGAGAGAAAGTGCCTTTTCCTGTGATGCCTAATCCATTTTTAAGGGGAACTAAAAATTAAacgagaaaaagaaaaacaataacaaTGGACCACCAGAAGAAGTTGCTTTCTGCATGTGGCTTTTGGCTGTACTTCAAACCATCAAGCAAGCTCTTTTTTCATTTGTAATGCTTCATTACAAATTGAGTAACTGCTATGTCTAAcgaattatttattgaaacaCAACTTGCGCAATTCTGTAGAGTTGTTCATATGTGTATGGAGGGGATCATTCTGTTTTTGAAGCTGAATACTTTTCCTGGATGAATTTTATAGTCAAAAGGAACTATAAATCTTAATAAGATTGTTTACCTTACCAATAGGTAAATATCCCTGAGTGAATTTTTTTCTAAGCCACGTTTTGATGGTCTCTTGCAATGTGGACAATGCCTATAGACTCAAGATCTATTGAAGGAATCATAGATCTCGCACAGCATAGTAACTGCGAAATTGAGCAAGCTACCTTATTGGTTTGAAATGCATACTGACATAACAAATAGGGCTTTcaattttgttattaatattcttGTTGCAATGCTTATTTGACTGATGTGCCTCTCTCAAAGGAGGGAGGTCAAACTTAATATGAAATGGGAACTTGCTTTCTGAAGTAATCGACCATTGAGTTTTAGTGCCTTTATACATAGGAAGTTTTCTTCATTGTGCTTTCTCACTTTCTATTGTATTTTGTGCAGACAAGAGATTGTATTGTTGGACAATGAAATTGCATTTAATGAAGCTATCATTGAAGAAAGAGAGCAGGGAATTAAAGAAATTCAGCAACAGATTAGTGAAGTAAATGAGATATTCAAAGATCTAGCTGTCTTGGTACATGAGCAAGGAGTTATGATTGGTAATCTTGGGCCTTTTTGTCTACATAGCTTTATCTTCAAACTTTAAAGTTTCCTGCACTTGTGTTTATATTCTCTGTAATCTGAAACTATTTCCTTGCAGATGATATTGGTTCTAATGTTGAGAACTCTCATGCTGCTACTGCACAAGCTACTTCTCATCTTAAGCAAGCTTCCAAGATCCAAAAATCTAATTCATCCC
Coding sequences within:
- the LOC8280483 gene encoding syntaxin-22, encoding MSFQDLEAGRSFVQKKQQPKEPSQLVAAGIFQINTAIYSFNRLVSSLGTPKDTIELREKLHKTRQRISELVKDTSAKLRQASEIDHYEEVSPAKKINDAKLAKEFRTALNEFQKAQRLAAERETMYAPFIPKEVLPSSYNAQEAEASSSRSPERQSLLVESKRQEIVLLDNEIAFNEAIIEEREQGIKEIQQQISEVNEIFKDLAVLVHEQGVMIDDIGSNVENSHAATAQATSHLKQASKIQKSNSSLLCLLLVIFGIILIIVIIVVVA